In Glycine max cultivar Williams 82 chromosome 7, Glycine_max_v4.0, whole genome shotgun sequence, a single window of DNA contains:
- the LOC113002163 gene encoding uncharacterized CRM domain-containing protein At3g25440, chloroplastic-like: MFVLHPVVSLYSLEELNCLAKAKQKETWLVEKLRKFDVAKSPPETIIVYRGKNYVEPELRFYRLKAKKKMISPNLEVRIRYKLEKSFILTYNSKGQAKGNLELRKFDVAKSPPETIIVYHGKNYVEPEVMPPPNTLSKVKALEKYRYEQSLEHTSQFIERLEKGLEEYHQHLAKFKNGKNDIAKDVNLAGTASIKSLATSLANIGIVPKAN; the protein is encoded by the exons ATGTTCGTGCTTCACCCCGTAGTCTCTCTCTATTCGCTCGAAGAACTGAACTGCCTGGCTAAG GCCAAGCAAAAGGAAACTTGGTTGGTTGAGAAGCTAAGAAAATTTGATGTAGCAAAATCCCCTCCAGAAACTATCATTGTTTACCGTGGAAAGAACTATGTAGAACCGGAA CTTAGGTTCTATCGTTTGAAGGCCAAGAAAAAGATGATTTCCCCAAATCTAGAAGTTAGAATTAGATATAAGCTTGAAAAG tcttttattttaacttataattcTAAAGGCCAAGCAAAAGGAAACTTGGAGCTAAGAAAATTTGATGTAGCAAAATCCCCTCCAGAAACTATCATTGTTTACCATGGAAAGAACTATGTAGAACCGGAAGTAATGCCACCTCCAAATACATTATCAAAAGTGAAG GCCTTGGAGAAATATAGGTATGAGCAGTCCCTTGAACATACTAGCCAGTTCATTGAAAGGTTGGAGAAAGGGCTTGAAGAGTATCATCAACACCTTGCAAAGTTTAAAAATGGGAAAAATGATATTGCTAAAGATGTTAATTTAGCTG gtacggcctcgatcaagaGCCTGGCCACTTCCCTGGCCAACATTGGCATTGTCCCTAAAGCCAATTGA
- the LOC100800322 gene encoding putative clathrin assembly protein At1g25240 — protein sequence MRLWVKASGALKDTYSIWVAKLSPSGPCRNPDLEIAIIKATSHNEPCMDYKNVQRVFKWLRTSPLYLKPLLYTVSMRMEKTRSWVVALKGLMLTHGVFCFDYPAMKKMGRLPFDLSHFSDVHVNPNKAWLFNAFVRSYFAYLDQKSAFVRLEATKETKRGSKEKEEAVMEELQDLEKFLGLIDLLLQIKPSNPNMNVVLILEVMDCVMDEVLEVYDKFSMRVHRVVSRIIDMGGKEEARVGLDFVRKVELQGGKISMYFDFCRDIGVINVSECPEIVRIDEKDIHELISIRDGGVSEKKNLKFDNNNNYNDNNTIVVYEGNNSRAITTISDFKTVITDQWEVFDDVMDSASNDIHNPDLDVEEVARQREEKRQQQQEAQQAPMGYEAEMLNMRTTMVTNNCAINMIMDFLYDFSLHVTT from the exons ATGAGGCTATGGGTTAAGGCCTCGGGTGCATTGAAAGATACGTATAGCATTTGGGTTGCAAAGCTCTCACCAAGTGGTCCATGTAGGAACCCTGATCTTGAAATCGCGATCATCAAGGCCACTAGCCATAATGAACCGTGCATGGATTACAAGAACGTTCAAAGGGTTTTCAAATGGCTACGTACCTCACCTTTGTACCTTAAACCTCTTCTCTACACAGTCTCCATGAGAATGGAGAAGACTCGTTCATGGGTCGTGGCACTCAAAGGGTTGATGCTCACTCATGGGGTATTTTGTTTTGACTATCCCGCGATGAAAAAAATGGGAAGATTACCATTTGATTTGTCACATTTTAGCGACGTGCATGTAAACCCTAATAAGGCGTGGCTTTTCAATGCATTTGTTCGTTCCTATTTTGCGTATTTGGACCAAAAATCCGCGTTTGTACGATTGGAGGCAACTAAAGAGACCAAGCGTGGGAGCAAGGAGAAGGAAGAGGCCGTGATGGAAGAGCTGCAAGACTTGGAGAAGTTCCTTGGTTTGATtgatttgcttctacaaatcaAGCCTAGTAACCCTAACATGAACGTGGTGCTTATTCTTGAGGTCATGGATTGTGTTATGGACGAGGTTTTGGAAGTCTATGATAAATTTTCCATGAGGGTTCATCGAGTGGTATCGAGGATAATTGATATGGGTGGGAAAGAAGAAGCAAGAGTTGGTCTTGATTTTGTGAGAAAAGTTGAATTGCAAGGTGGTAAGATCTCTATGTACTTTGATTTTTGTAGGGACATTGGGGTCATTAATGTTTCCGAGTGCCCCGAAATCGTGAGGATTGATGAGAAAGACATTCATGAACTAATAAGCATAAGGGATGGTGGTGTCTCCGAGAAGAAAAATTTGaagtttgataataataataattataatgataataatactaTTGTCGTGTATGAGGGTAATAATTCTAGAGCCATTACCACCATTTCGGATTTCAAGACGGTGATCACTGATCAATGGGAGGTGTTTGATGATGTTATGGATAGTGCCTCCAATG ATATTCATAACCCCGACCTCGATGTGGAGGAAGTGGCAaggcaaagagaagaaaagagacaacaacaacaagaggCACAACAAGCTCCAATGGGCTATGAAGCAGAGATGCTCAACATGAGGACGACCATGGTCACCAACAACTGCGCCATTAACATGATAATGGATTTTCTTTATGACTTCTCCCTACATGTCACCACATAA